A part of Flavobacteriaceae bacterium GSB9 genomic DNA contains:
- the lysM gene encoding peptidoglycan-binding protein LysM, which produces MGIFSFIKNAGAKVFGIGKTDAEETAEAAAKKLKLEEAAARNLEETVADLDLKVENLKISIDDDKATISGAAYDQATKEKVVLVVGNSNGIATVDDQMTVENVEPEAQFHTVVRGDTLGKIAKKFYGNAMKYPVIFEANKPMLKDPDKIYPGQVLRIPALDQ; this is translated from the coding sequence ATGGGAATATTTTCATTTATAAAAAACGCAGGGGCCAAAGTTTTTGGTATTGGAAAAACTGATGCCGAAGAGACGGCCGAAGCTGCAGCAAAAAAACTAAAACTTGAAGAAGCCGCAGCTAGAAATTTAGAAGAAACTGTTGCAGACTTAGATTTAAAGGTAGAAAACCTTAAAATTAGTATTGATGATGATAAAGCGACTATAAGTGGTGCTGCTTACGACCAAGCTACGAAAGAAAAGGTGGTTTTAGTGGTTGGTAATTCCAACGGAATTGCTACCGTAGATGACCAAATGACTGTTGAAAACGTCGAGCCTGAAGCACAATTTCACACTGTGGTTCGTGGCGATACATTAGGTAAAATAGCAAAGAAATTTTATGGAAACGCCATGAAATACCCTGTTATTTTTGAAGCCAATAAGCCAATGCTAAAAGATCCTGATAAAATATATCCAGGTCAAGTATTACGAATACCAGCACTTGACCAGTAG
- a CDS encoding nicotinic acid mononucleotide adenyltransferase, which produces MKTIKILLSFALFATLLTSCYREVVVEERIIVDDYEDPGISVNQLLGAYELWYVDINQTLGYGETPFLQKAFTISFRNGVVYANNNIVGLGNNGNGFGIDVGEYDAYDMILDVYHDIDGFSTFDVYEIDYNTIELYNPNNDTSYFLEGYQRSNFDYDFVFYDNIHYFLQEYEAWEKTYTSDYGALNEFDNENYLQFLAGGNDSTFRSSQSDFGLGVDNLYWDYTGIYGVGNITGDAYLKTLTLDYDSWGNEYFELSVINDGKIELFHTASETVYQFEGRGYIQYLKSSDQEKRKVAKNKMRKHRKDKVDNPRENTRVK; this is translated from the coding sequence ATGAAGACCATAAAAATACTTTTAAGCTTTGCCTTATTTGCAACTCTATTAACATCTTGTTACAGAGAAGTTGTTGTGGAAGAACGTATAATAGTAGACGATTATGAAGACCCCGGAATTTCTGTAAATCAGTTGCTGGGTGCATACGAGCTGTGGTATGTAGACATTAATCAAACTTTAGGTTATGGCGAAACACCTTTTTTACAAAAAGCATTTACTATTTCGTTTAGGAACGGTGTGGTTTATGCCAATAATAATATTGTGGGGTTGGGCAATAACGGGAACGGTTTTGGTATTGACGTTGGAGAGTATGATGCTTATGATATGATTTTGGATGTTTACCACGATATCGATGGGTTTTCAACCTTCGATGTTTATGAAATCGATTATAATACCATAGAATTGTACAACCCCAACAACGATACATCTTATTTCTTGGAAGGCTATCAGCGCAGTAATTTCGATTACGATTTTGTATTTTACGATAACATACATTATTTCCTTCAAGAATATGAAGCCTGGGAAAAGACTTATACGAGCGATTATGGGGCTTTAAATGAATTTGATAACGAAAATTATTTGCAGTTCTTAGCGGGCGGAAACGATTCCACTTTTAGGAGTTCCCAAAGTGATTTCGGATTGGGCGTTGATAACCTGTATTGGGATTACACGGGTATTTATGGAGTTGGAAACATAACAGGCGATGCATACCTAAAAACTTTAACATTAGATTATGATTCATGGGGCAATGAATATTTTGAATTGAGCGTTATAAATGACGGAAAGATAGAATTGTTCCACACAGCCTCTGAAACAGTTTATCAATTTGAAGGCCGAGGTTATATTCAGTATTTGAAATCATCAGATCAGGAAAAAAGAAAAGTCGCGAAAAATAAGATGCGTAAGCATAGAAAAGATAAAGTAGACAACCCACGCGAAAACACAAGGGTTAAATAA
- a CDS encoding glycerol-3-phosphate dehydrogenase, producing the protein MDKPLKYAVFGAGSWATAIVKMLCENLDEIGWYMRSVYTKEHLLREQHNPNYLSSVEFHLEQLKLSNDINEIADYADVLIFVIPSAFIHNELEKLNVDISNKIIVSAVKGIMPETGLLVGEHFHDAYNVPYDNIAVIAGPCHAEEVALERLSYLTISCSDEAKAKAIAKSLSSDYINTKISDDIIGVEYAVMLKNIYAIAAGIAHGLGYGDNFQSVLMSNSIREMKRFIKKVHKMKRNINNSAYLGDLLVTGYSVFSRNRMFGNMIGKGYTVKSAQMEMSMVAEGYYATKSAHLLNQKNKKKANTPIIEAVYDILYENKNPKKVFKKLTEKLD; encoded by the coding sequence ATGGATAAACCTTTAAAATACGCGGTATTTGGCGCGGGGAGTTGGGCAACGGCCATTGTAAAGATGCTTTGCGAAAACCTAGATGAAATTGGTTGGTATATGCGTAGTGTTTACACCAAAGAACATCTTTTAAGAGAGCAGCATAACCCCAATTATTTAAGCTCGGTAGAGTTTCATTTAGAACAGTTAAAACTAAGTAACGACATTAATGAAATAGCCGATTATGCCGATGTTTTAATATTTGTTATACCCTCTGCTTTCATCCACAATGAACTGGAAAAGCTAAACGTTGATATTTCCAACAAAATTATAGTATCGGCCGTTAAAGGTATTATGCCCGAGACGGGTTTGTTGGTGGGCGAACATTTCCATGATGCTTATAATGTGCCTTACGACAATATAGCTGTTATTGCAGGCCCCTGCCATGCCGAAGAGGTAGCATTAGAACGTTTATCGTACCTTACCATTTCGTGTTCGGATGAAGCTAAAGCAAAGGCCATTGCAAAAAGCCTGAGCAGCGATTACATTAACACCAAAATAAGTGATGATATTATTGGCGTAGAATATGCCGTAATGCTAAAGAATATTTACGCCATTGCTGCTGGTATTGCCCACGGTTTGGGTTATGGCGATAATTTCCAGAGTGTACTTATGAGCAATTCCATTCGAGAAATGAAGCGTTTTATTAAAAAGGTACATAAAATGAAACGCAACATTAACAATTCGGCGTATTTGGGCGACCTGTTGGTTACAGGTTACTCGGTATTTTCACGAAATCGTATGTTTGGAAATATGATTGGAAAAGGGTACACAGTAAAATCGGCTCAAATGGAAATGAGTATGGTGGCCGAAGGTTACTATGCCACTAAAAGTGCTCATTTGCTAAATCAAAAAAACAAAAAGAAAGCCAACACCCCCATTATAGAAGCTGTTTACGATATTCTATACGAAAACAAAAACCCGAAAAAGGTGTTTAAAAAATTAACGGAAAAGTTGGATTGA
- a CDS encoding VOC family protein: protein MRENSHINYVELKANDLEKTKQFYSEAFGWTFTDYGPTYIAFSDSGLEGGFEKTDSPVVNGALIVLYHEDLNTIKDKIIKAKGTITKDVFSFPGGRRFHFTDPSGNELAVWSDR, encoded by the coding sequence ATGCGCGAAAACAGTCATATTAATTACGTTGAACTCAAAGCTAATGACCTTGAGAAAACGAAACAATTTTATTCTGAAGCCTTTGGCTGGACCTTTACTGACTATGGGCCAACATATATTGCTTTTTCGGACAGTGGCTTAGAAGGTGGCTTTGAAAAGACTGATAGCCCTGTTGTGAATGGTGCTCTGATTGTACTTTACCATGAAGACCTCAATACCATAAAAGACAAGATTATTAAAGCCAAAGGAACCATTACAAAAGATGTTTTCTCTTTCCCAGGAGGGCGGAGGTTTCATTTTACAGACCCTTCAGGAAATGAATTGGCTGTTTGGTCTGACAGATAA
- a CDS encoding NmrA/HSCARG family protein, producing the protein MENKTIITVFGATGAQGGGLARAILKDINSKYKVRAVTRDPQSEKAKALSQMGAEVVEADLNNPKSIKKVLKGATRAYFVTFFWEHFSAEKEYQQIKDFIEVAKESNLEHIVWSTLEDTRNWVPLDDERMPTLQGHYKVPHFDSKGAADKLFKEAGLPVTFLRTSFYWDNFIYFGMGPQKGEDGNYYIAFPMDTKALAGIAAEDIGKCAYGVFKKGDKLIGETIGIVGEKLTGNEMAAKLSDALNINVIYNSVSPETYRNFDFPGADDLGNMFQFKRDFNDDFNAIRDEALSKDLNPEIQDFDQWLSKNGARIPLT; encoded by the coding sequence ATGGAAAACAAGACTATTATAACTGTATTTGGGGCAACGGGAGCTCAAGGCGGCGGACTGGCAAGAGCTATCCTAAAAGATATTAACTCAAAATATAAAGTAAGAGCAGTAACCAGAGACCCTCAATCTGAAAAAGCAAAAGCTTTGTCACAAATGGGTGCGGAAGTAGTTGAAGCAGACCTTAACAACCCAAAAAGCATTAAAAAAGTATTGAAAGGAGCAACAAGAGCTTACTTTGTCACTTTTTTCTGGGAACATTTTTCGGCTGAAAAGGAATATCAACAAATAAAAGATTTTATTGAAGTTGCTAAAGAATCTAATTTGGAACATATTGTTTGGTCAACTTTAGAGGATACTAGAAATTGGGTCCCATTGGATGACGAACGTATGCCTACCTTGCAAGGTCATTACAAGGTTCCCCACTTTGATAGTAAAGGTGCAGCAGATAAACTGTTTAAAGAGGCAGGATTACCTGTTACATTTTTAAGAACCTCATTTTATTGGGACAACTTCATCTATTTTGGGATGGGTCCACAAAAAGGAGAAGATGGCAATTATTATATAGCCTTTCCTATGGATACTAAAGCATTAGCGGGAATTGCTGCAGAAGATATTGGAAAATGTGCCTACGGGGTTTTCAAAAAAGGTGATAAATTAATTGGTGAAACTATTGGTATTGTTGGTGAAAAATTAACAGGAAATGAGATGGCCGCCAAACTATCAGATGCTCTCAATATTAATGTTATTTATAATAGCGTAAGTCCAGAAACCTATCGTAATTTTGACTTTCCCGGTGCTGATGACCTAGGTAATATGTTTCAGTTTAAAAGAGATTTCAATGATGATTTTAATGCTATTCGTGATGAAGCATTGTCAAAAGATTTGAACCCAGAGATACAAGATTTTGACCAATGGCTCTCTAAGAATGGGGCACGCATACCTTTAACCTAA
- a CDS encoding T9SS type A sorting domain-containing protein, which produces MIKPNTKSLLVKVKFKTWLFNAGVVLMLVSFNGYSQTIVRQSISSYGATSSQEGLSYAQTIGQAYNTQNVKNSNVAQGFLQPVSYKIEKVVQVDFEALEVKVFPNPSQYRITLHSKSTLKEAYVVISNIQGNIIYDQKVQNLKEYNINCSSWAKGTYLIKIQDDNNKQSVSKLIISK; this is translated from the coding sequence ATGATAAAACCAAACACTAAGTCATTATTAGTAAAAGTAAAATTTAAAACATGGCTTTTCAATGCAGGGGTTGTGCTTATGCTGGTGTCATTTAATGGCTATTCACAAACAATAGTACGACAAAGTATTTCAAGTTATGGAGCCACATCATCACAAGAAGGGCTTTCTTATGCTCAAACAATAGGGCAAGCTTACAATACTCAAAATGTTAAAAACAGTAATGTTGCGCAAGGGTTTCTTCAGCCAGTAAGCTATAAAATTGAAAAAGTGGTTCAAGTTGATTTTGAAGCCTTAGAGGTTAAAGTATTTCCTAACCCATCGCAATACCGTATTACGCTACATAGTAAAAGTACTTTGAAAGAAGCTTATGTCGTTATTTCAAACATACAAGGAAATATCATTTACGATCAAAAAGTCCAAAACCTTAAAGAGTATAATATTAATTGTAGCTCTTGGGCAAAGGGGACATATCTTATAAAAATTCAAGACGACAACAATAAACAATCCGTTAGTAAATTAATAATATCTAAATAA
- a CDS encoding YdhR family protein: MVLQFVKLKSSLPEEELISKAKERKPEFKAIPGLLQKFYVKMKETGSYGGVYIWDNKESLIAFKDSDLAKSIPQAYKVVEEPNIEIMNILFKLRD; the protein is encoded by the coding sequence ATGGTCTTACAATTTGTCAAATTAAAATCTAGCCTTCCAGAAGAGGAACTAATTAGCAAAGCAAAAGAAAGAAAACCTGAGTTTAAAGCAATACCTGGACTTTTGCAGAAGTTTTATGTTAAAATGAAGGAAACAGGAAGTTACGGCGGCGTGTATATTTGGGACAACAAAGAGTCATTAATAGCCTTTAAAGATTCAGACTTAGCCAAAAGTATTCCGCAAGCCTATAAAGTGGTAGAGGAGCCCAATATTGAAATAATGAACATTTTATTTAAGCTAAGGGATTAA
- a CDS encoding SgcJ/EcaC family oxidoreductase codes for MKKSIKNLNRIKILQLIILLLFISVSCNNSDKSKENESEKIEQVFNLDKEKKELQKSFKGVKEALAKKDAKAVANYYTEDGVFMPHNSTIFTGRDNIEKAFVGFIEGGFTELNVESTWAEGCGEYLLDTEKWTLSNGQDTLIGKSLVIWKKEDGIWKMYKDMINTDLP; via the coding sequence ATGAAAAAATCAATTAAGAATCTTAATCGAATCAAAATACTACAGTTAATTATTTTACTGTTGTTTATTTCAGTAAGCTGTAATAATTCAGACAAGTCTAAAGAAAATGAAAGCGAAAAAATAGAGCAGGTTTTCAATTTAGATAAGGAAAAGAAAGAATTGCAAAAATCGTTTAAAGGAGTGAAAGAGGCTCTGGCTAAAAAAGACGCAAAAGCTGTTGCCAATTATTATACAGAAGACGGTGTATTTATGCCTCATAATAGCACAATTTTTACTGGTAGAGATAACATTGAGAAAGCGTTTGTTGGATTCATTGAAGGTGGATTTACTGAACTAAACGTTGAGTCAACCTGGGCCGAAGGTTGTGGAGAATATTTACTTGATACTGAAAAGTGGACTTTAAGCAATGGGCAAGACACTCTTATAGGAAAATCTTTAGTGATTTGGAAAAAAGAAGATGGTATTTGGAAAATGTATAAGGATATGATAAACACAGATTTACCATAA
- a CDS encoding alpha/beta fold hydrolase yields MKSFLIGLLLLCTNSFVGNAQIVKLKSSKGFVETNDYVKLHYQLLGEGKDTIVVVHGGGTFGSAYLIPDLKPLAAHHTLLFFDQAGAGYSTVVKDTIRYSIDNTIEDIEVIRKHFNLKELNLLGHSTGGLICGYYATKYPRKVKSMILMAPFPAAAAMTNGWVNKNDSLTTLLREQNKKIYENNPADTTKACWDYYSLWMRGFAASYVEARNIWGNICNCNQANLTNPFSYYKMKSIGNWDITSQLANVKARVLLLVGDNDAIPFASFEHWNNSLPNSSLLNFKGAGHVPNADKPAAFFLAVETFLQDKTPDESVIDASGAGVVLPDDLKESTYLRARATVIEVENELVRLANNADWDGVSNLYMSDGVIYPPGAPPIFGRNAIATFWRTVSKRGMHYFQLHLVDLEVSGALLIARGKYAMRDQQDEILDLGKFIAIYRRENNEWRLHTDIFNSSLETRSPLEVPDYLTLKKK; encoded by the coding sequence ATGAAATCATTCTTGATTGGGCTATTGCTCTTATGTACAAATTCCTTTGTTGGAAATGCCCAAATTGTAAAACTGAAATCTTCAAAAGGTTTTGTAGAAACGAATGATTATGTAAAACTCCATTACCAATTACTTGGTGAAGGAAAAGACACCATTGTAGTCGTCCATGGTGGAGGAACTTTTGGTTCGGCTTACTTAATTCCTGACTTGAAACCTTTAGCAGCACATCATACGCTGTTGTTTTTCGATCAGGCTGGTGCAGGTTACTCCACCGTGGTAAAAGACACTATTAGATATTCCATTGATAATACGATTGAAGACATTGAAGTCATAAGAAAACATTTCAACTTGAAAGAATTAAACCTTTTGGGTCATTCTACGGGTGGTTTAATCTGTGGTTATTATGCAACCAAATATCCTAGAAAAGTCAAATCAATGATACTCATGGCTCCTTTTCCAGCCGCAGCTGCCATGACAAATGGTTGGGTTAATAAGAATGACAGTCTAACAACACTTCTAAGAGAACAAAACAAAAAAATATATGAAAACAATCCAGCCGATACTACTAAAGCTTGTTGGGATTACTATTCACTTTGGATGAGAGGGTTTGCAGCTTCCTATGTAGAGGCTAGAAACATTTGGGGAAACATCTGCAACTGCAATCAGGCTAATTTAACAAACCCATTTAGTTATTACAAGATGAAATCGATTGGCAACTGGGACATTACTTCTCAATTGGCAAATGTTAAAGCGAGGGTACTGCTATTAGTAGGAGACAATGACGCTATTCCTTTTGCTTCTTTTGAGCATTGGAATAACAGTTTGCCCAATAGTAGTTTGCTCAATTTCAAAGGTGCTGGTCATGTTCCGAATGCTGATAAGCCTGCTGCCTTTTTCTTAGCAGTTGAAACATTCTTACAAGACAAAACACCAGATGAATCAGTCATTGATGCTTCTGGAGCCGGAGTAGTATTACCTGACGATTTGAAAGAATCCACTTATCTAAGAGCAAGAGCTACAGTTATTGAAGTAGAAAATGAGCTAGTTCGATTAGCGAACAATGCAGATTGGGACGGTGTGTCTAATCTTTATATGAGTGATGGTGTTATTTATCCACCAGGAGCCCCACCCATCTTTGGCAGAAATGCAATTGCTACATTTTGGCGCACCGTATCCAAAAGGGGCATGCATTATTTTCAGTTGCATTTAGTGGACTTAGAGGTTTCGGGTGCCTTACTAATTGCCCGTGGCAAATATGCCATGCGCGATCAACAAGATGAAATTCTTGACCTTGGTAAGTTTATAGCGATTTATAGAAGAGAAAATAACGAATGGCGATTGCACACAGATATATTTAACTCTAGTCTGGAGACACGTTCTCCATTAGAAGTACCAGACTATTTGACATTGAAAAAGAAATAA